From one Peptoniphilaceae bacterium AMB_02 genomic stretch:
- the yedF gene encoding sulfurtransferase-like selenium metabolism protein YedF, producing MITIDAIGIDCPKPVIMAKKELDKMAEGVVEILADNAVCVQNLIKLAESNGFKYDHKQESEDRFIVHIYKNEEGSSGDEVKTSQPVNDDFTIAIGSRYFGDGDDVLGEILMKSFIYTVTETEPLPKTIVFYNSGVYLTVKDSPVLDDIRVLAENGVEIISCGTCLDFFGLKEELAVGEISNMYTIYEAIKNAGRNMVIG from the coding sequence ATGATTACTATAGATGCTATTGGAATAGATTGTCCTAAACCTGTAATTATGGCTAAAAAGGAACTGGACAAGATGGCGGAAGGAGTTGTCGAGATACTAGCGGATAATGCTGTCTGCGTTCAAAACCTTATAAAGCTTGCAGAGTCAAATGGATTTAAATACGATCATAAACAGGAATCAGAGGATAGATTTATAGTCCACATATATAAGAATGAAGAAGGCTCTTCCGGCGATGAAGTGAAAACTAGCCAACCTGTTAATGACGATTTTACTATTGCAATCGGTAGCAGGTATTTTGGAGATGGTGATGATGTGCTTGGAGAAATATTAATGAAGAGCTTTATATATACAGTTACTGAAACAGAGCCGCTACCTAAAACCATAGTGTTTTACAATTCAGGAGTGTATTTAACTGTAAAAGACTCTCCTGTGCTGGATGATATAAGAGTTTTGGCTGAAAATGGTGTTGAAATTATTTCATGTGGTACCTGTTTGGATTTCTTTGGACTTAAAGAGGAGTTAGCAGTAGGTGAGATTTCAAATATGTATACGATTTATGAAGCCATCAAGAATGCAGGGAGGAATATGGTAATTGGTTAG